One part of the Paroedura picta isolate Pp20150507F chromosome 5, Ppicta_v3.0, whole genome shotgun sequence genome encodes these proteins:
- the LOC143837116 gene encoding uncharacterized protein LOC143837116 isoform X1: MSQEVREPKPEPVDAEEGGKELLPLGKTAGESGEPGKGTPYQGNQRNGGVFQPRLPAPGWEKPEDFGGGACRGRGSGRPSVGTNAVQFSFCPSILSRGAGSLLPGGAALSASGLSMMQPTVETSDELGKDSGFLGRKEFQVRRKAVFKRIPP; the protein is encoded by the exons ATGAGCCAGGAAGTGCGGGAGCCCAAACCTGAACCTGTGGAtgcggaggaggggggaaaagagctTTTGCCACTGGGAAAGACCGCTGGAGAAAGCGGGGAACCAGGTAAAG GGACTCCCTACCAAGGCAACCAAAGGAACGGCGGAGTTTTCCAACCAAGGTtgcctgctccaggttgggaaaaacctgaagactttggaggtggagcctgcaggggGCGTGGTTCGGGGAGGCCTTCAGTCGGGACGAACGCCGTGCAGTTCTCCTTCTGCCcctccattctctccaggggagctggatctctgttgcccggag GAGCAGCCCTCTCGGCTTCTGGCTTATCTATGATGCAGCCGACCGTAGAGACCTCCG atGAATTAGGTAAGGACTCTGGGTTCTTGGGGCGCAAAGAGTTTCAGGTAAGGAGAAAGGCTGTGTTTAAGAGGATACCACCTTGA
- the LOC143837116 gene encoding uncharacterized protein LOC143837116 isoform X2 codes for MSQEVREPKPEPVDAEEGGKELLPLGKTAGESGEPGKGTPYQGNQRNGGVFQPRLPAPGWEKPEDFGGGACRGRGSGRPSVGTNAVQFSFCPSILSRGAGSLLPGGAALSASGLSMMQPTVETSDELGKDSGFLGRKEFQK; via the exons ATGAGCCAGGAAGTGCGGGAGCCCAAACCTGAACCTGTGGAtgcggaggaggggggaaaagagctTTTGCCACTGGGAAAGACCGCTGGAGAAAGCGGGGAACCAGGTAAAG GGACTCCCTACCAAGGCAACCAAAGGAACGGCGGAGTTTTCCAACCAAGGTtgcctgctccaggttgggaaaaacctgaagactttggaggtggagcctgcaggggGCGTGGTTCGGGGAGGCCTTCAGTCGGGACGAACGCCGTGCAGTTCTCCTTCTGCCcctccattctctccaggggagctggatctctgttgcccggag GAGCAGCCCTCTCGGCTTCTGGCTTATCTATGATGCAGCCGACCGTAGAGACCTCCG atGAATTAGGTAAGGACTCTGGGTTCTTGGGGCGCAAAGAGTTTCAG AAATAA
- the LOC143837116 gene encoding uncharacterized protein LOC143837116 isoform X3 produces MSSPAPAANQEAAPGGPGEFQAAPACLKAGTGEGKVGDRGPEREGAAGRAMRSPPGQRRPLEKEREEMLRLPMGAALSASGLSMMQPTVETSDELGKDSGFLGRKEFQVRRKAVFKRIPP; encoded by the exons ATGAGCTCACCAGCGCCGGCGGCCAATCAGGAAGCAGCCCCCGGCGGGCCAGGGGAATTCCAAGCGGCCCCGGCCTGCCTCAAAGCGGGGACGGGAGAGGGGAAAGTGGGCGATCGGGGGCCCGAGCGGGAGGGGGCGGCAGGCCGGGCTATGAGGAGCCCCCCCGGGCagcggcggccgctggagaaggAGCGGGAGGAGATGCTGCGCCTCCCCATGG GAGCAGCCCTCTCGGCTTCTGGCTTATCTATGATGCAGCCGACCGTAGAGACCTCCG atGAATTAGGTAAGGACTCTGGGTTCTTGGGGCGCAAAGAGTTTCAGGTAAGGAGAAAGGCTGTGTTTAAGAGGATACCACCTTGA
- the LOC143837116 gene encoding uncharacterized protein LOC143837116 isoform X4, translating to MSSPAPAANQEAAPGGPGEFQAAPACLKAGTGEGKVGDRGPEREGAAGRAMRSPPGQRRPLEKEREEMLRLPMGAALSASGLSMMQPTVETSDELGKDSGFLGRKEFQK from the exons ATGAGCTCACCAGCGCCGGCGGCCAATCAGGAAGCAGCCCCCGGCGGGCCAGGGGAATTCCAAGCGGCCCCGGCCTGCCTCAAAGCGGGGACGGGAGAGGGGAAAGTGGGCGATCGGGGGCCCGAGCGGGAGGGGGCGGCAGGCCGGGCTATGAGGAGCCCCCCCGGGCagcggcggccgctggagaaggAGCGGGAGGAGATGCTGCGCCTCCCCATGG GAGCAGCCCTCTCGGCTTCTGGCTTATCTATGATGCAGCCGACCGTAGAGACCTCCG atGAATTAGGTAAGGACTCTGGGTTCTTGGGGCGCAAAGAGTTTCAG AAATAA